In the Deinococcus planocerae genome, CCGACGTGTTTAACGTGCTGCTGCAAGTGCTCGACGACGGGCGCCTGACGGACGGTCAGGGCCGCACGGTGGACTTCCGCAACACCCTGATCATCCTGACGAGCAACATCGGCTCGCCGCTGATTCTGGAGGCGCAGGCGCGCGGTGACAGCGCCGAGAGCATCCGCGACCAGGTGCTCGGCGTCTTGCAATCGAGCTTCCGACCTGAGTTCCTCAACCGCATCGACGACATCATCGTCTTCGACGCGCTGACCCCAGCCGACCTGCACAAGATCGTGGACATCCAGATGGGGGGCCTGCGCAGGAGGCTCGCCGAGCGACGGGTCACCCTGCACCTCACCGACGCCGCCAAGGACCACCTCGCCCGCATCGGGTACGACCCGGCCTTCGGCGCCCGGCCCCTCAAGCGCGCCATCGCCCGCGAGATCGAGACGCCGCTCGCCCGCGAGATCCTGCAAGGGCACGTCCACGACAACAGCACGCTGGTGGTGGACCACGACGGGTCGCGGTTCCGGTTCGACACGGGAGTGCTGAACTAGGGGCGGTCAGCCGTCCGCAGGACAAAGAGAGCCGCTGCCCGAGCGTGGGGGGCGGCCTCTTGTCTTGGGAAAGTCTGTGCGTGTTACCGTTCCCCATGCCCGTCCTCATCGACGTTCCGCCCACCGATCAGCGCGTCATCGACCTGATGAACGCCCAGCAACGCGAGTTGCGGGCGCTGTACAACGACACCGACGAGCGCACGGAGCCCTTCGACCCCACGACCCTCTCCGGGGAAGGGTGCGTCCTTCTGGCGGTGGAGGAGGATGGGGCGCTGCTCGCCTGCGGGGCCTTGAAGCGCACCGAACCGGACACGGCGGAGGTCAAGCGCATGTACACGGTGCCGGGGGCGAGGGGGCGGGGCCTGGGTCGCCAGATTCTCGCGGCGTTGATCGAGCGGGGGCGGGAACAGGGATATGCGCGGCTGGTGCTGGAGACGGGGGACTTGCAGGCGGAGGCGCTGCACCTCTACGAGTCGGCAGGCTTTACCCGCATTCCGAACTACGGGTACTACGTGGGGATCGAGAACAGCCTGTGCTATGGGCTGCCGCTGGGGGTGCAGGCGACCCGCACGGCCCCCTGACCATCCAACCAAAGAAAGCCGCCACCCACACCCGGGCGGCGGCTTGCTGCTCGTCGGCTCAGCGGCGGTTGTTGGCGTTGCGGCCCGCCAGACCCGCGAGGCCGATCAGTCCGGCGAGGCCCAGCCAGCCCCAGTCGGTCCCCTGGTTATTGGTCGTGGTCGTGGTGTTTGTGGTCCCGGTCGTGGCGGTATCCGTCGTGGTCGCCGTGTCGGTGGTGGTCGTGTCCGTCTGGGCGAGGGCGGTCATGGGGAGGGCGAGAACGGCGGACAGGGCCACGGCTTTCAGCGTGAAGTTCTTCATGAGAGCCAGTGTGACCCAAGACACGCCCGTAAGGATTGCAGAGAACGCACGTTTCCTTGACCAAACCTTATCAACACGTCAGGGAGACGCCTCAAGCCGTCGCCTTCCAAACCAGCCCGACCGCCTCCTCCACGCTGCGGACGCCCTCGCGGCCCTCCAGCCCGGGGGGGACGATCAGGTCGCGGTATCCGGCCCGCCTGGCCTCCTCGGCGCGGCGGAGCGAACCCTGGGTGGAGCGCACCTCGCCCGCGAGGCCGACTTCCCCGAAGACGGCGACGTTGCCGGGGAGGGCGCGGCCCACGACCGCCGAGTACACCGCCAGAGCGACGGCGAGGTCGAGGCCGGGGTCGGCCACCTTCAGGCCGCCCGCCAGGTTCACGTACACGTCGAGACCGCCCAGGGTGAGGTCGAGGCGACGCTCCAGCACGGCGAGCACCACGTCCACCCGCCGGGGATCGAGGCCGACGACCACCCGGCGCGGGTTGGGATAGGGCGTCTTGGCGGCAAGGGCCTGCACTTCGAGGAGCATGGGCCGCTGCCCGTCTATGGTCGCGGCGACGACTGAGCCTGGCACCCCGACGGGCCGCTCGGCGAGGAAGGCCGCGGACGGGTTCTCGACGGCAACGAGCCCTTCCCCGCGCATCTCGAAGACGCCGAGTTCCCCGGCCTGGCCGAAGCGGTTTTTCACGGAGCGGAGCAGGCGGAAGGCGCCCACCGTCTCCAGAAAGACGGTCGTGTCCACGATGTGCTCCATCACCTTCGGCCCGGCGACCGTGCCCTCCTTGGTGACGTGGCCGACGAGGACGGTCGCG is a window encoding:
- a CDS encoding GNAT family N-acetyltransferase yields the protein MPVLIDVPPTDQRVIDLMNAQQRELRALYNDTDERTEPFDPTTLSGEGCVLLAVEEDGALLACGALKRTEPDTAEVKRMYTVPGARGRGLGRQILAALIERGREQGYARLVLETGDLQAEALHLYESAGFTRIPNYGYYVGIENSLCYGLPLGVQATRTAP
- a CDS encoding WGxxGxxG family protein codes for the protein MKNFTLKAVALSAVLALPMTALAQTDTTTTDTATTTDTATTGTTNTTTTTNNQGTDWGWLGLAGLIGLAGLAGRNANNRR
- the radA gene encoding DNA repair protein RadA, with protein sequence MAKVTTRYVCTSCGYQSAKPLGRCPNCQAWNSFEEEVPVAAVGKARTGGLGGYGGVTGGKLTPLSTVGRREEPRLPSGIPELDRVLGGGLVAGGVTLIGGEPGIGKSTLLLQVADRLAVNGQTVLYVAGEESLEQIRLRADRLGVKGDIHLTRDTRAEHVAALMAEHKPALCIVDSIQTVTVEGDGTPGGIAQVREGTALLTRAAKETGTATVLVGHVTKEGTVAGPKVMEHIVDTTVFLETVGAFRLLRSVKNRFGQAGELGVFEMRGEGLVAVENPSAAFLAERPVGVPGSVVAATIDGQRPMLLEVQALAAKTPYPNPRRVVVGLDPRRVDVVLAVLERRLDLTLGGLDVYVNLAGGLKVADPGLDLAVALAVYSAVVGRALPGNVAVFGEVGLAGEVRSTQGSLRRAEEARRAGYRDLIVPPGLEGREGVRSVEEAVGLVWKATA